In Corynebacterium aquilae DSM 44791, the genomic stretch ACCCACTTTTCACCCCATCCCACCCCGCCAAGGCAATAGTCACCAGCGGAAGGGCAGCCAGCAGCACAAGGAAAGCGAAACTCTTCGACCAATCGTTTAGCTGCGCGCTTAAGGAGATGGCAAAAGATAACGCGGGTAGTGCCATATAGAGCACAAACAGCAGCCCGATGCGCCCCTTGGTTGTTTTCACCATCGTCGTCATACCTCCAGGAAAGCTTGCGCTAGATTGTCTTGGCCGAAGGGTTCGGCGAATTGCCCCAGATGGGGTTTTTAAGCAAATTGGGTGTGCGGGCGCGGGTTGGTGTTCGCTGGGTCTTTTCCCTCAATTCCCCAGGGTTCCTACGCTGACAATTATTCCCACTAGCGCCACAATTCTCAAGCGATTCAGCAGTGGGCAGGGGCGGTGTGGATTTCTTGGCAGGTCGGAATGTGTCGATGAAAAATAGGTGTTTGCCGAGCATGTTTTCGTTGCCGTTTTTCTTAGCTAGTTGCTTTGTGGCAACCTCGCTGGCTGTTTATGCGTGCACCAATGCGGAGGTATTGGAGCCTGTCATCATCATGCTTGTGCCAGATCGCATGGCGGCTTTTCTTTTCCGCACATACAAGTCGGGCAAAGCCGGTTCAATGAGGGTGTTGCAGCATTGGGTTTTTCAAGCTTAGGTAGCTGACGGGAAAAGTCCCTGGGAGCGACACTTTGGGGGTGCGATTACCCACCGCCACGGCATCTCATAGCTGGGTGTACAGCCGTTACCTGTTTTGCTGTCTGCTTGCGAGTATTACAGCTGTGAAAGAAAGTGGGGCACCCGCCTGCTTCAAGGGGGGTGCCCCCACGTTTTATTGGGTTGGGCACCTTAGCGGTGGTGCTGTTCGAGGAAGTCCTCGATGCTTTTTTGGCTGTCCTCGTGTGCTGCTTCATTGGCTGCTTGGGTTCCGCCGGTGGCGATGCGCATGTTGGACAGATTGTTCACGCCGTCGCCGAAGAAGATGTGTCCGGCGTCGGGGTAGGTTTTGACGGTGGTGCCTTGGGGGCGTTGCTCCTGGATGAGCTGTGCTGCCTGCGTGCTGTCCCACATCATGTCTTTTCCGCCGGCGATGAGCAGGATGTCGGCGTCTGTGTCTGTGACGGGGATGAGTTTGCTGTCTCGGTCCGGGTCGTCTTCGACGGCATTTTTGTAGACATTTAGGTATTCGACCGGAGCACCAACCAGCATGGGTAGTCCGGCTTCCGCGAAGAAGGTGGCGGGGTTTGTTTCCTTCATGTTGATGAAGGGCAATTGTTGGCCTTGCCAGGTCCAAGAGGAGCTTGCTTCACGGCCG encodes the following:
- a CDS encoding iron ABC transporter; amino-acid sequence: MTTMVKTTKGRIGLLFVLYMALPALSFAISLSAQLNDWSKSFAFLVLLAALPLVTIALAGWDGVKSGFNFLWLLAPVLCFLLPMIVFFNASALIYGVAYSVLALAFNAIGAFFHSGRTR